A region from the Aquimarina sp. ERC-38 genome encodes:
- a CDS encoding WD40/YVTN/BNR-like repeat-containing protein, protein MKHILLLFGLLFSFLSFPQELQSQELKEELYDALEYRLIGPFRGGRSAAVTGVPGKPNLYYFGATGGGVWKTTDGGRTWNNISDGFFGGSVGAVAVAKSDPNVIYVGGGEKTLRGNVSSGYGIGKSVDAGKTWTSSGLPKSRHVPRIIIHPTNPDIAYAAVLGNIYKPTENRGIYKSIDGGKNWKKILFANADAGAVDLTLDPTNPRILYASTWNARRTPYSLSSGGKGSALWKSTDSGTTWKEISTNKGFAKDTLGIIGVTVSPVDSERVWAIVENKEKGGIYRSDDGGDTWEHINDDRALRQRAWYYSRIYADPKDKDVVYVVNVSYHKSKDGGKNFSSYRAPHGDHHDLWIAPENPNRMIIGDDGGAQITYDGGETWSTYRNQPTSQFYRVTTDNHFPYRIYAAQQDNSTIRINHRTTGSSISERDWEPTAGGESAHIAVDPKDNEIVYGGSYDGFLTRVNHRNETLRSISVWPDNPMGHGAEDMKYRFQWNFPIFFSKHNSNRLYTFSNHVHMTENEGQSWKILSKDLTRNDPKTLKSSGGPITQDNTSVEYYGTIFAAAESPVKEGVLWTGSDDGLVHLSQDGGTSWTNVTPKGMPEWMMINSIEPSTFDAGTCYIAGTKYKTGDFTPYLYKTTDYGKSWKKITNGIPPEHFTRVIREDLKQKGLLYAGTETGMYISFDDGTSWKPFQLNLPIVPITDLKVKEDNLIVATQGRSLWILDDLSVIRQLNNKKSGTNSSFLLQPKPSYRMQGSSVKDAKTEGINHPAGVMTYFYLDTFNKEKDTISLTYLTTKNDTINTYYSSVKKGSKKLEIPDVEKGSNLFTWNMRGKGAEKLDSMVLWWANLDGPKAVPGTYKVSLAVNNKAIATQEFKILADPRAEATPEQMQQQFNFITEVNKVVDRAHQSIKKIRTINKQLSQFEKEYGQDEKTKALVEKAKNLQKDFSKIEKALYQTQNKSNQDPLNFPIRLTNKLGHLNSLVGMGDFGPTDQDIAVKKELTQQIEKQLTTFDSLLSKEVKTFNNEFIDLKLNYLLVEEK, encoded by the coding sequence ATGAAGCACATTTTACTTTTATTCGGATTGCTATTCTCTTTTCTATCCTTTCCGCAGGAACTTCAATCCCAGGAACTCAAAGAAGAATTATATGATGCGCTGGAATATCGTTTAATTGGCCCTTTTAGAGGCGGACGAAGTGCAGCAGTAACCGGAGTACCAGGAAAACCTAATTTGTATTATTTCGGGGCAACAGGCGGTGGTGTTTGGAAGACTACAGATGGTGGGCGAACCTGGAACAATATATCCGACGGATTTTTTGGCGGTTCCGTAGGTGCAGTTGCCGTGGCTAAGAGTGACCCGAATGTAATCTATGTGGGTGGGGGAGAAAAAACTTTGCGTGGTAACGTTTCTTCTGGTTACGGTATTGGGAAAAGCGTTGATGCCGGAAAAACCTGGACTTCTTCGGGTTTACCGAAAAGTCGTCATGTACCTCGAATTATAATTCATCCTACTAATCCGGATATAGCGTATGCCGCGGTATTAGGTAATATTTATAAGCCTACTGAAAACAGGGGTATCTATAAAAGCATAGATGGTGGTAAGAATTGGAAAAAAATATTATTTGCTAACGCTGATGCGGGAGCTGTTGACCTGACGCTAGATCCAACTAACCCTAGAATTCTATATGCTTCTACCTGGAATGCCCGTAGAACCCCGTACAGTTTAAGTTCTGGTGGAAAAGGCTCTGCCCTTTGGAAAAGTACGGATAGTGGAACGACCTGGAAAGAAATTTCTACAAATAAAGGTTTTGCCAAAGATACGTTGGGAATTATAGGAGTAACGGTTTCTCCCGTGGATAGCGAACGGGTTTGGGCAATTGTAGAAAATAAAGAAAAAGGGGGTATTTACAGAAGTGACGACGGTGGTGATACCTGGGAGCATATCAACGATGATAGGGCTTTACGCCAACGTGCCTGGTATTATAGTAGGATTTATGCAGATCCTAAGGATAAAGATGTGGTATACGTAGTAAATGTTTCTTACCATAAAAGTAAGGACGGAGGCAAAAATTTTAGCAGTTACCGTGCCCCCCATGGGGATCATCACGACCTGTGGATCGCCCCGGAAAATCCTAACCGAATGATTATAGGAGACGACGGCGGAGCTCAAATTACCTACGATGGCGGTGAAACCTGGAGTACATATCGTAACCAACCGACTTCACAATTTTATCGGGTGACTACGGATAATCATTTTCCCTATCGTATTTATGCTGCTCAACAGGACAATTCTACTATTAGAATCAATCACAGAACTACCGGATCCAGTATTTCAGAAAGGGATTGGGAGCCTACGGCTGGTGGAGAATCTGCACATATTGCGGTGGATCCTAAGGATAATGAAATTGTATACGGGGGTAGTTATGATGGTTTTTTGACCCGGGTAAACCATAGAAACGAAACGCTACGATCTATCAGTGTGTGGCCGGATAACCCTATGGGGCATGGGGCTGAAGATATGAAATATCGGTTTCAATGGAACTTCCCTATTTTCTTTTCAAAACACAATTCGAATCGACTCTACACTTTTTCTAACCATGTACATATGACCGAAAATGAAGGTCAAAGCTGGAAAATTTTAAGTAAGGACTTAACCCGAAATGATCCTAAAACCTTAAAATCTTCAGGTGGGCCGATTACTCAAGATAATACTTCTGTAGAATACTACGGAACTATCTTTGCCGCGGCAGAAAGTCCGGTAAAAGAAGGAGTTCTCTGGACAGGAAGCGATGATGGTTTGGTTCATCTTTCGCAAGATGGGGGTACTTCCTGGACAAATGTTACTCCTAAAGGTATGCCTGAATGGATGATGATTAATAGTATCGAACCAAGTACTTTTGATGCTGGGACTTGTTATATTGCAGGAACTAAATATAAAACCGGCGATTTTACACCATATTTATATAAAACTACAGACTATGGGAAAAGCTGGAAAAAAATTACAAATGGAATTCCGCCGGAACATTTTACCCGTGTTATTCGAGAAGATTTAAAACAGAAAGGATTGTTGTACGCTGGTACAGAAACCGGAATGTACATTTCTTTTGATGACGGAACCTCCTGGAAGCCTTTTCAACTGAATTTACCAATTGTTCCCATAACAGATTTAAAAGTAAAAGAAGACAATCTAATTGTTGCTACTCAAGGCCGGAGTTTATGGATATTGGATGATTTATCCGTAATTCGACAACTTAATAATAAAAAATCCGGAACTAATTCTTCTTTTTTATTACAACCTAAACCTAGCTATCGTATGCAAGGTAGTAGTGTAAAAGATGCTAAAACCGAAGGTATAAATCACCCTGCCGGGGTAATGACTTATTTTTACCTGGATACTTTTAATAAAGAAAAGGATACGATTTCGCTTACCTATTTAACCACTAAGAATGATACGATTAATACTTATTATTCTAGTGTTAAGAAAGGAAGTAAAAAACTAGAAATTCCGGATGTAGAAAAAGGTTCTAACCTGTTTACCTGGAATATGCGAGGTAAAGGGGCGGAAAAACTAGACAGCATGGTATTATGGTGGGCAAATCTAGATGGCCCTAAAGCTGTTCCGGGTACTTATAAAGTAAGTTTGGCAGTTAATAATAAGGCAATCGCTACCCAAGAATTTAAAATTTTAGCAGATCCTAGAGCTGAAGCTACCCCTGAACAAATGCAACAACAATTTAATTTTATTACGGAAGTTAACAAAGTAGTTGACCGTGCGCATCAATCAATCAAAAAAATCCGAACGATCAATAAACAATTGAGTCAATTTGAAAAGGAATACGGACAAGATGAAAAAACCAAAGCTTTAGTTGAAAAAGCGAAGAACTTACAAAAGGACTTTAGCAAAATTGAAAAGGCATTATATCAAACTCAAAATAAAAGTAACCAAGACCCTTTGAATTTCCCAATACGCTTAACCAATAAATTAGGACATTTAAATTCGTTAGTAGGCATGGGGGATTTTGGACCCACAGATCAGGATATTGCAGTAAAAAAAGAATTAACCCAACAGATCGAAAAACAACTTACTACATTTGATAGTTTACTTTCTAAAGAAGTAAAAACATTCAATAATGAGTTTATAGATTTAAAGTTGAATTATTTGTTAGTAGAGGAAAAATAA
- a CDS encoding MATE family efflux transporter: protein MAVSKSETLGTKPIGTLLIEQAVPASIGILVMSLNMIVDTVFLGRWIGPLAISAITVVIPVTFFIGAIGLAIGIGGSSVLSRALGSGDQDKALRVFGNQITLTLLISGSLAIAGLVFQDNLIRFFGADDSFQDMALTYYRIVLYGIVMLSLCMMGNNVIRAEGKPRFAMIAMILPAIGNILMDYILINRLGYGMEGAAWATFISYGICFGFIAWFFVYKSELRLVFECFKLKPIVVKEISGLSFVTLARQATISVLTILLNNVLVRTGDALDVASYGIISRMLMFALFPVIGINQGFMPIAGFNYGAEKYKRVREVINTSIKYGGILAICIFAVIMAFPEFFVSIFVSNKPSLNPKTAADNAEILKRTPNALRWVFLATPVIVVQLVGSSYFQAIGKVVPALLLSLTKQGFFLIPLLFILPPFFGVFGVWISFPIADVLSTLVTGYYLHKAVKRDLRVAEPLAV from the coding sequence ATGGCAGTTTCCAAATCCGAAACCCTGGGAACCAAACCTATTGGTACGTTGCTTATCGAGCAAGCCGTTCCTGCTTCTATTGGTATTTTGGTCATGTCCTTAAATATGATTGTAGATACCGTTTTCTTAGGAAGATGGATAGGTCCGCTTGCTATTTCTGCAATTACCGTCGTTATACCCGTTACTTTTTTTATAGGTGCCATTGGGTTGGCCATTGGTATCGGGGGCAGTTCGGTGCTTTCCCGGGCGTTGGGATCGGGTGATCAGGACAAAGCCCTTCGGGTATTTGGTAATCAGATTACCCTTACTTTATTAATTTCAGGAAGTCTGGCGATTGCTGGTCTTGTTTTTCAAGATAACTTAATTCGGTTTTTCGGGGCAGATGATTCTTTTCAGGATATGGCGCTTACCTACTATCGGATTGTATTATATGGTATTGTGATGCTTTCTCTTTGTATGATGGGTAATAATGTGATCCGCGCCGAAGGGAAGCCACGATTTGCCATGATTGCCATGATTTTACCTGCAATTGGTAATATTTTAATGGATTATATTTTAATTAACCGTTTGGGATACGGAATGGAAGGGGCTGCCTGGGCTACTTTTATTAGTTATGGCATTTGCTTTGGTTTTATTGCCTGGTTTTTTGTTTATAAAAGTGAGTTGAGATTAGTATTTGAATGCTTCAAATTAAAACCAATAGTCGTCAAAGAAATCAGTGGTTTAAGTTTTGTAACCCTAGCGAGACAAGCAACTATCAGTGTTTTGACCATTCTGTTAAACAACGTTTTAGTTAGGACTGGAGATGCACTGGATGTAGCTTCTTATGGGATTATTAGTCGGATGTTAATGTTTGCCTTGTTTCCGGTTATTGGGATTAATCAGGGTTTTATGCCGATCGCCGGATTTAACTACGGAGCAGAAAAATATAAAAGAGTCCGGGAAGTAATTAATACTTCCATAAAGTACGGAGGGATTTTAGCCATCTGTATTTTTGCGGTCATCATGGCATTCCCTGAGTTTTTTGTTTCAATCTTTGTAAGTAATAAGCCTTCCTTGAACCCTAAAACGGCAGCTGATAATGCCGAAATTCTAAAGCGAACCCCAAACGCCCTTCGTTGGGTATTTTTAGCAACTCCCGTGATCGTAGTGCAATTAGTCGGTTCTTCTTACTTTCAAGCTATTGGAAAAGTAGTACCGGCTTTATTGTTAAGTCTTACTAAACAAGGGTTCTTTTTAATACCATTGTTATTTATACTTCCTCCGTTTTTTGGGGTATTCGGAGTTTGGATTTCCTTTCCTATTGCTGATGTGCTTTCTACTTTAGTCACCGGGTATTATTTGCATAAAGCGGTAAAGAGGGATTTAAGGGTTGCAGAGCCTTTGGCGGTGTAA
- the hemH gene encoding ferrochelatase — translation MSKGVLLVNLGSPDSTDPKDVKKYLGEFLMDPRVIDVPTWARTLLVKGIILNTRPKKSAAAYKKIWWKEGSPLIVLSERLQQKVAQQVDVPVILAMRYGAMSIKEGLQKLQDAGVTEVLIIPLYPQFAMATTETILVLAEELRQQHFPEMTFTDIPAFYKNPEYIRVLARSIGEKLDGLDYEHLLFSYHGVPERHIRKSDITKSHCKLDGSCCKTPSPAHEYCYRHQCYETTRQVAEILNLEENKYSTSFQSRLGFDPWLQPYTDRTIEKMGKAGVKKMAIVTPAFVSDCLETLEEIAMEGEEIFHEVGGKEFTTIPCLNDRNDWAAVVSQWIESWVTTDIPVA, via the coding sequence ATGAGTAAAGGTGTACTCCTTGTTAATTTGGGTTCTCCTGATAGTACGGATCCGAAAGATGTTAAAAAATACCTGGGAGAATTTTTAATGGATCCCCGGGTAATTGATGTGCCTACCTGGGCGCGAACGCTTTTAGTTAAAGGAATAATCTTGAATACGCGCCCTAAAAAATCCGCAGCGGCTTATAAAAAGATCTGGTGGAAAGAAGGTTCGCCTCTGATTGTCCTATCAGAACGATTACAACAAAAAGTGGCTCAACAAGTGGATGTTCCGGTGATATTAGCCATGCGTTACGGAGCGATGTCTATAAAAGAAGGATTACAGAAATTACAGGACGCCGGGGTTACCGAAGTGCTTATTATCCCTTTATACCCGCAGTTTGCCATGGCTACGACTGAAACTATACTAGTATTAGCCGAAGAATTGCGTCAGCAACATTTCCCGGAAATGACTTTTACCGATATACCCGCGTTTTATAAAAATCCGGAATATATCCGAGTACTTGCCAGAAGTATTGGTGAAAAGTTGGATGGCCTGGATTATGAACATTTGTTATTTTCTTATCACGGTGTACCGGAACGGCATATTCGTAAAAGTGATATTACCAAGTCTCATTGTAAGCTAGATGGATCTTGTTGTAAAACACCATCCCCCGCTCATGAATATTGTTACCGGCACCAATGTTATGAAACTACCCGACAGGTAGCCGAAATTTTAAATCTGGAAGAAAACAAATACTCTACTTCTTTTCAATCCCGGTTAGGTTTTGACCCGTGGTTGCAACCGTATACGGATCGAACTATCGAAAAAATGGGAAAAGCGGGGGTGAAAAAAATGGCAATTGTAACTCCGGCGTTTGTCTCTGATTGCCTGGAAACTTTAGAGGAAATTGCCATGGAAGGCGAAGAAATTTTTCATGAAGTAGGAGGTAAAGAATTTACTACTATACCCTGTTTAAATGATCGGAATGATTGGGCTGCAGTGGTATCGCAATGGATTGAATCCTGGGTAACCACTGATATCCCCGTTGCATAA
- a CDS encoding AraC family transcriptional regulator: MEIIAKNIDKRNSEEIVLETGFIVLLNTNMLTVPQQITRAIGSRFIQFHFCTEGSVQFAFNQGTYHLPLRTSRTLLLYNPQQGLPMDVTLEKESTLVSVLISIEKFHSLFSRESGYISFLNEENAGKKYYDDIEISPAISLILNQIIGFNLNTSVKTLYIKGKIYELLSLYFSKSEDTDLERCPFLVDEENIQKIKKAKDIIISRMAEPPTLKELSNEIGLPLNKLKDGFKQIYGDPVYTFLFDYKMEVARQLLETGKLNVNEVGLKVGYSTASHFIVAFKKKFGTTPKKYVSHTL; the protein is encoded by the coding sequence ATGGAAATTATAGCTAAAAATATCGACAAAAGAAATTCTGAAGAAATTGTATTGGAAACAGGTTTTATTGTATTGCTTAATACTAATATGTTAACAGTGCCACAACAGATAACCCGTGCTATCGGAAGCCGTTTTATTCAATTTCACTTTTGTACGGAAGGTAGTGTTCAATTTGCTTTTAATCAGGGTACTTATCACTTACCGCTTCGTACCTCCAGAACACTTTTACTTTATAATCCGCAACAAGGTTTACCGATGGATGTTACCTTAGAGAAGGAAAGTACGCTGGTTTCCGTTTTAATTTCTATTGAAAAATTTCATTCGTTATTTTCAAGGGAATCCGGATATATTTCCTTTCTTAATGAAGAAAACGCCGGAAAGAAATACTATGACGACATTGAAATTTCGCCGGCTATATCTTTAATTTTAAATCAAATCATTGGGTTCAACCTAAATACTTCGGTGAAGACTTTATATATAAAAGGTAAGATTTATGAATTATTAAGCCTTTATTTTAGTAAATCCGAAGATACGGATTTGGAACGATGTCCGTTCCTGGTAGATGAAGAGAATATTCAGAAAATCAAAAAGGCGAAGGACATTATTATTAGCCGAATGGCAGAACCTCCTACATTAAAAGAATTGTCTAATGAAATAGGTTTGCCCCTTAATAAACTAAAAGATGGTTTTAAACAAATCTACGGAGATCCGGTGTACACTTTTTTATTTGATTATAAAATGGAAGTTGCCCGACAATTATTGGAGACAGGTAAGTTAAATGTAAACGAGGTGGGTTTAAAGGTCGGATATAGTACGGCGAGCCACTTTATTGTGGCCTTTAAGAAAAAATTTGGCACTACCCCAAAAAAGTACGTTTCTCATACTTTATGA
- the hemA gene encoding glutamyl-tRNA reductase, with translation MEQHLRAQGTTFYVVGLSYKKADAEVRGDFSIDETTKKSILKQAKKEKFPGLLVISTCNRTELYGFAKSSEELIKLLCEHTHGTIKEFKKVAYVHKNNEAAKHLFRVGTGLDSQILGDFEIIGQIKSGFKTAKQLGMINPFLERLINVVIQASKRIKNETEISTGATSVSFAAVQYILAKVPYISDKNILLFGTGKIGRNTCENLVKHTKNDHIVLINRTKNKAEQIAGKFDLVVKDFEVLKNEIDKTDVLIVATGARNPTITKYMITSDKPVLILDLSVPKNVHTDVGELPNVTLVHMDYLSKMTDATLQRRQLQIPKAEKIIKEVESEFYDWIETRKFAPTIKALKQKLHTMKDAEIETQRKKISDFNEEQAEIISNRIIQKITNHFASHLKDENTSKKESIDLIRKVFQIQNK, from the coding sequence ATGGAACAACACCTACGTGCACAAGGCACTACTTTTTATGTGGTTGGCTTAAGCTATAAAAAAGCCGATGCTGAGGTTCGAGGTGATTTTAGTATTGATGAAACTACTAAGAAATCTATTCTTAAACAGGCAAAAAAAGAAAAATTTCCTGGACTATTAGTGATCTCTACCTGTAATCGTACAGAACTTTACGGTTTTGCCAAATCTTCCGAAGAATTAATAAAACTTTTATGTGAACATACTCATGGTACTATAAAAGAGTTTAAAAAAGTAGCTTACGTCCATAAAAATAATGAAGCAGCCAAGCATTTATTTCGGGTAGGAACCGGGTTGGATAGTCAGATACTAGGTGATTTTGAAATTATAGGACAGATCAAGTCTGGTTTTAAAACTGCCAAACAATTAGGAATGATTAATCCATTTCTGGAACGATTGATCAATGTTGTGATACAAGCAAGTAAACGAATTAAAAACGAAACTGAAATTTCTACCGGGGCAACTTCAGTTAGTTTTGCAGCGGTGCAGTATATTTTAGCAAAAGTCCCATATATCTCTGATAAAAATATTCTTCTTTTTGGAACCGGTAAAATTGGAAGAAATACCTGTGAAAACCTTGTAAAACATACAAAGAACGATCATATTGTTCTAATCAATAGGACTAAAAATAAAGCAGAACAGATTGCCGGAAAATTTGATTTGGTTGTTAAAGATTTTGAAGTTCTAAAAAACGAAATTGATAAAACGGATGTGTTGATTGTCGCTACAGGCGCCAGGAATCCTACGATTACTAAATATATGATTACCTCAGATAAACCTGTGTTGATTCTGGATTTATCAGTTCCTAAAAATGTACATACGGATGTAGGGGAATTGCCAAATGTGACGCTGGTACATATGGATTATTTATCTAAAATGACGGATGCTACTTTACAACGTAGGCAATTGCAAATCCCAAAAGCGGAAAAAATCATTAAAGAAGTCGAATCTGAGTTTTACGATTGGATAGAAACTCGAAAATTTGCTCCAACGATTAAAGCGCTTAAACAAAAGTTGCATACCATGAAGGATGCTGAAATTGAAACGCAGCGTAAAAAGATTAGTGACTTTAATGAAGAACAGGCAGAAATTATCAGCAATCGTATCATTCAAAAAATTACCAACCATTTTGCCAGTCATCTAAAAGATGAAAACACGTCAAAAAAGGAAAGTATCGATCTGATCCGAAAGGTTTTTCAAATTCAAAACAAATAA
- the hemC gene encoding hydroxymethylbilane synthase, with product MKKVIRMGTRDSELALWQATTVQSQLEALGYKTELIPVKSTGDLILNKPLYELGITGIFTKTLDVAMISGQIDIAVHSMKDVPTALPHGIVEACILERAKVQDVLIHKGLDFLESEGTIATGSLRRKAQWLHKFSKHQVVDLRGNVNTRMQKLKDSTWNGAIFAAAGLERIDLMPENSLTLDWMIPAPAQGAMLVVANEKDTYCREACTQLNHKETELCVHIERNFLKELEGGCTAPIGALAQVRDKQLLFKGALFSLDGKQKISLDKKIDLTDIKNPGKLWAKEILNKGGKELMLEIKKELTS from the coding sequence GTGAAAAAAGTAATTCGGATGGGTACCCGAGATAGTGAATTAGCCTTATGGCAAGCTACTACAGTACAAAGTCAGTTGGAAGCATTAGGTTATAAAACGGAGTTGATACCAGTTAAATCGACTGGGGACCTAATTTTAAACAAACCATTGTATGAACTGGGGATTACCGGAATTTTTACAAAGACCCTGGATGTAGCGATGATTAGTGGACAGATTGATATTGCGGTTCACTCCATGAAAGATGTACCTACCGCATTACCGCACGGGATTGTGGAAGCTTGTATCTTAGAAAGGGCAAAGGTTCAGGATGTATTAATTCATAAAGGACTTGATTTTTTAGAATCCGAAGGCACGATCGCTACTGGAAGCCTTCGGCGGAAAGCGCAGTGGTTACATAAATTTTCAAAGCACCAAGTCGTGGATTTAAGAGGAAATGTTAATACTAGAATGCAAAAGTTGAAAGATAGCACCTGGAACGGAGCTATTTTCGCAGCAGCAGGACTAGAACGAATCGATTTAATGCCGGAAAATAGCTTGACCCTGGACTGGATGATTCCTGCCCCGGCGCAGGGAGCCATGTTAGTAGTAGCCAATGAAAAAGATACGTATTGTAGAGAAGCCTGTACGCAACTAAACCATAAAGAAACCGAGTTGTGCGTACATATTGAACGAAATTTTCTAAAGGAACTAGAAGGGGGATGTACGGCACCCATCGGGGCGTTAGCTCAAGTTAGAGATAAACAACTTCTTTTTAAAGGTGCTTTGTTTAGTCTCGATGGAAAGCAAAAAATTTCTTTAGATAAAAAAATTGATCTAACTGATATTAAAAATCCGGGAAAACTTTGGGCAAAAGAAATTTTAAATAAGGGTGGAAAGGAGTTGATGTTAGAAATAAAAAAAGAACTTACTAGTTAA
- a CDS encoding type II toxin-antitoxin system RelE/ParE family toxin, giving the protein MFFIEKTKEFNKWFRKLKDSKAKTKILYRIQRLENDEHFGDCKPVGDGIKEIRINFAKEYRIYFKEKNGRIIILLIGGDKSTQQKDIKKAKEIWNKLNNL; this is encoded by the coding sequence ATGTTTTTTATTGAGAAAACAAAAGAGTTTAATAAATGGTTTAGAAAATTAAAAGACTCAAAAGCTAAAACAAAAATTCTTTATAGAATTCAAAGATTAGAAAATGACGAACATTTTGGAGATTGCAAACCTGTAGGTGATGGAATTAAAGAAATTAGAATAAATTTTGCTAAAGAATATCGTATTTATTTCAAGGAGAAAAATGGGAGAATAATTATTTTACTAATAGGTGGAGATAAATCAACTCAACAAAAAGATATTAAGAAAGCAAAAGAAATTTGGAATAAATTAAATAATTTATAA
- a CDS encoding addiction module antidote protein: METSKFDIADYLDSKEMIVEYLNTVLEEGNDADMVVAIGHVAKAIGMSKIAEETGLSRPSLYKALSDGAKPQFATIVKVLKAIGGQIQINPLSA; the protein is encoded by the coding sequence ATGGAAACTTCAAAATTTGATATTGCAGATTATCTAGACAGTAAAGAAATGATTGTAGAATATCTTAATACTGTTCTGGAAGAAGGTAATGATGCTGATATGGTTGTTGCTATTGGTCATGTTGCAAAAGCAATTGGAATGTCGAAAATTGCGGAGGAAACTGGGTTGAGTAGACCTAGTTTATACAAAGCTTTATCGGATGGGGCTAAACCTCAATTTGCAACTATTGTAAAAGTGTTAAAAGCTATTGGCGGACAGATTCAAATAAATCCTTTGTCAGCTTAA
- a CDS encoding uroporphyrinogen-III synthase, with the protein MSYDAIKIKSKAFELPDNFNSIQNLIITSKNAWEAIKNRDTTIANSIKKKRFFCVGAKLKRIIEDTGSNVVEVADNASALAEKIYNQYKAESFLFLCGNLRRDELPDLLTKHQVSYIEKIVYHTTFNYQKFNRTFDGILFASPSAVQSFCKVNNIGDSTAFCIGTTTAGEAKKHTKNYMIANHPSIESMIVQAIKTFRKS; encoded by the coding sequence GTGTCTTATGATGCTATCAAGATTAAAAGTAAAGCCTTTGAGCTTCCGGATAATTTTAATAGTATTCAAAACCTTATTATTACCAGTAAAAATGCCTGGGAAGCAATAAAAAACAGAGATACTACTATTGCTAATAGCATAAAAAAGAAACGATTTTTTTGTGTAGGTGCCAAGTTAAAAAGGATTATAGAAGATACAGGGAGTAACGTAGTTGAAGTAGCTGATAATGCTTCTGCTTTAGCAGAAAAAATTTATAATCAGTATAAAGCGGAAAGTTTTCTTTTTTTATGTGGAAACTTACGTAGAGATGAACTACCTGACTTACTAACAAAACATCAAGTTTCTTATATTGAAAAAATTGTCTATCATACTACTTTTAACTACCAGAAATTTAACCGTACTTTTGATGGAATTCTGTTTGCCAGTCCTTCAGCAGTACAAAGTTTTTGTAAAGTAAATAATATAGGGGATAGTACCGCCTTTTGCATTGGAACTACTACAGCTGGTGAAGCAAAAAAGCATACCAAGAATTACATGATAGCCAATCATCCTTCCATAGAAAGTATGATTGTACAGGCAATTAAAACATTTAGAAAAAGCTAA